The following is a genomic window from Acidisarcina sp..
ATCTGCCGCGAAAGCTGCGGTGCGGCAGCAGAATCACTCTCGGGTTGGGATGAATTTACGTCGGACATCGAGGATTGCAACAGCGAACGGGTGAAACTGGATTGTACACTGGCAATACATTTCAGGCGGCCACGCGGGAAGCGGAGTCAATGATCTTTCGAACCAACGATGGATGGGGATTTGCCGAAATTCGAAGCAGATTCTTTGGGGCTCAATCCGGAGTACAAGCAAGGAAGAACAACACGAAGTATGGCCTGGTGCTCGCTACCACGGCCTGTCTTATCCTCTCCCAGTCCAGTGCTGCACCGTTCGCCGCGGCACAGGCCGTTCCCTACGCCACCACAATCCGCCCGGCAACTTCGCAGGAGAGCGTTCCGGAGGATCGCGGCGCCGCGGGCCTGTGGCAGACGCTGCGCAAGCTCGACACCTGGGCCAGCCTGATGATGATTACCGCCCATCCGGATGACGAGGACGGCGGCATGCTGACCTATGAGTCTCGCGGCGCTGGCGTGCGTACTTCCCTGCTCTCGCTGACCCGCGGCGAAGGCGGGCAGAATGCCATGTCCGGGGAATCCTATGACGCGCTCGGCCTGTTGCGGACGCAGGAGCTGCTGCGCGCGGATCAGTTCTATGGAACGGAGCAGATGTGGACCCGCGTCGCCGATTTCGGCTTCTCCAAGACCGCGGATGAGGCCTCTGCTCGATGGGGACGCGATCGCGTTCTCTACGATGTGGTTCGCGCCGTACGCATCCAGCGGCCACTGGTGGTCACGGCAGTCTTCATCGGAGGCATTACGGACGGCCACGGCCAGCACCAGGTCTCCGGCGAAGTTGCCCAGGAGATCTTCCACGCTGCGGGAGATCCCAACGTCTTTCCTGACCAGATCCAGGCCGGGCTCCGCCCCTGGGCTCCCCTTAAGGTATATGCGCGCGTGCCCACCTACTCCATAAGCGCAAAGGGCATGTATGACTACGCCACGGGAAAGTGGGCCGCACCGCGCTTCTACGATTATGTCGACCAGAAGTGGAGCGATCAGGCTCCCGAAACCAACGTCGAGATTGCCGAGGGCGTTTATGACCCGGTGTTGGGCCGCTCCTATGCGCAGATTTCCAGACAGGGATGGGGTGAGCAGAAATCTCAGAATGGCGGCGCCACCACTCCCCTGCCGGGCACAGTGACGGTTCCCTACCATCTCTATGGCTCTTATGTTCCGGTGCTGCCTAAGGAGCGCTCGTACTTCGACGGAATCGACACTTCGCTGGTTGGCATCGCGATGCTGGCGCATGGCGATCGGACCGCAGTCGAAACGGGACTGAAGGAGATCCGTCAGCACGTCAACAATGCGATGCTTGGCTATCTCCCCTCTTCTCCAGAGAAGATCGCTCCGGAGTTGCACGCCGGATATTTGAGTACCCGGAAGCTGATGCAGCAGGTAAGCGACAGCGCGCTCTCTGCGGACGACAAGGCGAATATCAACCACGAACTCGGCATCAAGCTGGTGCAGTTCAACACGGCCTTGGCGATGACCCTCGGACTCGACCTCCGCGCCCTCGTGACTCCACAGAAAAACGTCAATCCCGCGGCTGCGCTGCCTTTGGCTCCGGAGGAAACGATCCGCGCAGTTACCCCGGGGCAGGATCTGCGCGTCCGCGTACACGTCAGCACGGGAATCGGCCAGGCGCGGTTGGTCAAGGTGTGGCTTACCTCTCCCGAAAAGGAGACGTGGAACATTACGCGCGTCGGTGCACCCGGGCTGGATGATCCCTCGACGACTGCTGGTGACACGGTCTTTCGTGTCAGCGTGCCGCTGAATGCCGCTGCTACCCGGCCTTACTTTACGCGTCCGAATACCGAGCAGCCCTACTACGACCTGCTGGACGATCGTTGGTTGAATGAATCGTTCGCGCCATATCCCCTGACGGGATGGGCGGAGTTTGATTACGACGGCGTCCCGGTGCGGCTCGGACAAGTGGTGCAGACGGTCCATCGCGTACATGGTACGGGTGCCGTCTACGAGCCTCTTATGGTTACGCCTGAGGTTTCCGTGATGCTGGACCCGCCGTCCGCTATTGTTCCCCTGCCGGGCGCAGACTTTCCCGTACACGTCACGCTGCATAGCGAAGCGGATGAGCCGGCCCTAGGAACACTGCGCCTCCAGCTTCCGGAGCAATGGACGGCAACACCGGATACGGCTCCCTTCCGCCTCACCACCGGCGAGGATCAGACCGTCACCTTCACGGTTCATCCGAAGGGATTGGCGCCGCAGCTATACACCATCAAAGCGATAGCACGCAGCGGCAATTACGACTATAGCGAAGGCTTCCAGAAAGTCGGCTATACAGGACTGCTGCCCTACAACCTGTATCGCCCTGCCATCTATGCAGTCCGCGGAGTCGACGTAAAAGTTGCTCCCCGGCTGAAGGTCGCGTACCTGATGGGTACGGGCGATCAAGTGCCTCAGGCGCTTGCCAATCTCGGCGTGGAGGCTCACCTGCTCAATACACAGGAGTTGGCTACGGCGGATCTGAGCCGCTATGACACCATCGTGCTCGGCATCCGCGCGTATGCGGCCCAGCCCGAACTGCCGCGCTGGAATCGGCGTCTCCTCGACTACGTGCGCAATGGTGGCTGCCTGGTGGTGCAGTACAACAGCGGCGAGTACGACCACGGATACGGGCCATATCCCTACACACTGGGACGCTCGCCGGAGAAGGTCGTCGACGAAAAAGCCCCGGTCACTCTGACCGACCCAGGTAACCCGGTATTGAGCACGCCGAACCGCATTACCTCTGCCGATTTTGACAACTGGGTGGAAGAGCGCGGTCACTCCTTCATGGAGTCCTGGGATCCAAATTTCGTCGCGCCTACGGAGACGCACGACGAAGGTCAGGATCCACAAAAGGGCGGTCTCCTCACCGCGCATTATGGCAAGGGCGTCTATATCTATGTGGCGTTTGCGCTGTATCGCCAGCTACCGGAGGGGGTGCCTGGAGCCTATCGCCTGCTGGCAAATCTTATCAGCGCCGGAAAAACCGCGGCGCCTGCTTCGGCCAATCCTCCGACTGAATCAAAATAACCCGCAACAATAGATTTCCACACTTGGCGAAGGCCTGCAGCAGGCCTTCGCCATACCCCATACGCTTCCCTCCCGCACTGGAAATGGCGATATGTAGCCTTTAGCCGCGCCCATTCAAGGGTTATTCATCTTAAATTGGTCAAATTTTCACCATTGTCTGCGACCTTTGAGTCATGCGCATTCAAGAGGGAAGCGGTTTAGTCACTCGGTGGGCTGCGCCGAAATTACAGTCGCCCCACGGGTTCGCCGTTGCTCCTCCAAGCACGCCAAGCACCGATCCTGGCGCTCTGGCATGCGAATCGCATTCGATGCACGATCGAAATCTTGCACCTACATACCTAAGAGAGGCCAAATGAACAGTCACCTTAAGGCGCTGGCCAGTCTTATGCTTGCAACGGCTCTTGTAGCCGGACAAGCACAGACAACAGCGAGCGGGACAACACGCACCACCACCAAAACTGCGAAGAAGAGAGCGGCGAAGAAGCCCGTTAAGCCTTCTCTCGCCACGCAGATCGAGCAGCTTCGCACCGACATGCAGAATCAGATTCAGGGACTGAAGCAGCAGCTGTCGGAGCGCGACCAGCAGTTGAACCAGGCCCAGCAGGCGGCGTCAGCAGCTCAGGCGGCGGCAGCACGGGCCCAGGAGGCTGCGGACAGCCAGCAGAAGACTCTGACGGATAATAGCCAGGCTGTGTCGAATCTTGAGGGTGCAGTATCTGACCTGAAGACCAATACAACCTCTCTGGTCACCACCATCCAGGAAGACCAGACCAAGACGAAGGCCGCAATCGAAAACCCGACCGCCCTGCACTACAAGGGAATCAACCTTACGCCGGGTGGGTTTGTGGCGGCTGAAACAGTGTGGCGCAGCTCCGCAACTGGCGGCGACATCCCGACTGCCTTCAGTGGCCTGCCGTTCGATCACACTGCCCAGGGGCATATGAGCGAGTTCTACGGTACTGCCCGTCAGTCCCGCCTTTCGCTCATGGCCGAAGGCAAGCTGTCGAATGCTACCTTGCGTGGCTACTATGAGGCTGACTTCCTTGGAACCGGCATCACCTCCAACAACAACCAGAGCAACAGCTACGTCATGCGCCAGCGCACCATCTGGGCGCAAGCTGAGCTGCAGAGCGGCTGGACACTTACCGGTGGACAGATGTGGTCCCTGGCAACCGAAGCAAAGAAGGGTCTCTCGACCCTCTCCGGCGATGTGGCATCTCCACAAACCATCGATCCGAATTACGTAACGGGCTTTGTGTGGGCTCGTCAGTATGGCTTCCGCGTGACCAAGAAGATCGGCAACAGCTTCTTCATGGGCGCTTCGGTAGAGAATCCTGAGACGCTCAATGTCGGTGGCCGCGGCTTTCCGACGAACTTCCTGATTGGCTCGGGCGGCACGGGCGGCGGTAACTACAACTCGACTGCCAACTACTCCTTCAACCTCGCTCCCGACGTCGTTGCCAAGATTGCATTCGAGCCCGGCTTCGGTCACTACGAGGTTTACGGAATCGGCCGCTTCTTCCGCAATCGTGTCTATCCCAACTACACTGCAACTACCGCAGCGGCTCAGTCGGCTGGCGCGTACAACGATTCAACCGTTGGCGGCGCGGTCGGCGGCAGCTTCCGCATTCCGATCAAGAAGCTAGTTGACATTGGCGCTAAGGGCCAGTGGGGACAGGGTGCGGGCCGCTACGGCGACACGACTCTGGCCGACACCACGATCGACCCGTTCGGCCGTCTGGCGTTGCTGCACTCCTTCTCGGGAATCGGCACGGTTGAGGTCCATGCAACCCCGCGTCTCGATGTCTACTTCAACTACGGTGGAGACTACGTTGGCCGCAGAGCTTATCTGAATGCTGCCGGCAAACCGGTTGGCTACGGTTCCCGGCTCTTCGACA
Proteins encoded in this region:
- a CDS encoding PIG-L family deacetylase — encoded protein: MIFRTNDGWGFAEIRSRFFGAQSGVQARKNNTKYGLVLATTACLILSQSSAAPFAAAQAVPYATTIRPATSQESVPEDRGAAGLWQTLRKLDTWASLMMITAHPDDEDGGMLTYESRGAGVRTSLLSLTRGEGGQNAMSGESYDALGLLRTQELLRADQFYGTEQMWTRVADFGFSKTADEASARWGRDRVLYDVVRAVRIQRPLVVTAVFIGGITDGHGQHQVSGEVAQEIFHAAGDPNVFPDQIQAGLRPWAPLKVYARVPTYSISAKGMYDYATGKWAAPRFYDYVDQKWSDQAPETNVEIAEGVYDPVLGRSYAQISRQGWGEQKSQNGGATTPLPGTVTVPYHLYGSYVPVLPKERSYFDGIDTSLVGIAMLAHGDRTAVETGLKEIRQHVNNAMLGYLPSSPEKIAPELHAGYLSTRKLMQQVSDSALSADDKANINHELGIKLVQFNTALAMTLGLDLRALVTPQKNVNPAAALPLAPEETIRAVTPGQDLRVRVHVSTGIGQARLVKVWLTSPEKETWNITRVGAPGLDDPSTTAGDTVFRVSVPLNAAATRPYFTRPNTEQPYYDLLDDRWLNESFAPYPLTGWAEFDYDGVPVRLGQVVQTVHRVHGTGAVYEPLMVTPEVSVMLDPPSAIVPLPGADFPVHVTLHSEADEPALGTLRLQLPEQWTATPDTAPFRLTTGEDQTVTFTVHPKGLAPQLYTIKAIARSGNYDYSEGFQKVGYTGLLPYNLYRPAIYAVRGVDVKVAPRLKVAYLMGTGDQVPQALANLGVEAHLLNTQELATADLSRYDTIVLGIRAYAAQPELPRWNRRLLDYVRNGGCLVVQYNSGEYDHGYGPYPYTLGRSPEKVVDEKAPVTLTDPGNPVLSTPNRITSADFDNWVEERGHSFMESWDPNFVAPTETHDEGQDPQKGGLLTAHYGKGVYIYVAFALYRQLPEGVPGAYRLLANLISAGKTAAPASANPPTESK